A window of Psychroflexus sp. ALD_RP9 contains these coding sequences:
- a CDS encoding LacI family DNA-binding transcriptional regulator: protein MRQKPTLKIIAKELDVSVSTVSKALRDSKEISDETKEKVRAFAKLYNYKPNNIALSLKNKKTKTLGVIIPEIVHHFFTTVISGIEEYANSHGYNVIVGLSNESFDKEVINLEMLANGSIDGFIISIAKETLALKDYHHLFETIDQGIPIVMFDRVLDEIICDKIVVDDIATSRKAVQKLIDSGAKKVGIITTEDYVSVGRLRTKGYVEALKFNDIDLNESLILKIEDNNKHQDELLHLESQIKDYLKRNEIDAIFAVNELYAITAMKAARELGFSIPQDIQFIGFTDGVLSKHAFPPLSTVSQHGKAMGSQAAKLLINRLESTDESEDENYKTVVVETDIIERETTLNRDEL from the coding sequence ATGAGACAAAAGCCTACTCTAAAAATTATAGCTAAAGAACTAGATGTTTCTGTATCGACAGTTTCTAAGGCACTTCGGGATAGCAAAGAGATTAGTGATGAAACCAAAGAAAAAGTTCGAGCCTTTGCGAAACTCTACAATTATAAACCCAACAATATTGCTCTAAGTTTAAAAAATAAAAAAACAAAAACGCTCGGTGTTATTATTCCTGAGATTGTTCATCATTTTTTTACAACGGTCATATCAGGTATTGAAGAGTATGCAAACTCTCATGGTTACAATGTTATTGTAGGTCTATCTAACGAGTCTTTTGATAAAGAGGTTATAAATCTTGAAATGCTTGCCAATGGAAGTATCGATGGATTTATTATTTCTATTGCTAAAGAAACACTAGCTTTAAAAGATTATCATCATTTATTTGAGACTATTGATCAAGGTATACCTATAGTTATGTTCGATCGTGTTTTAGATGAGATTATTTGCGATAAAATAGTGGTAGATGACATAGCCACTTCACGAAAAGCGGTTCAAAAATTAATAGATTCTGGCGCTAAGAAAGTAGGTATTATTACTACTGAAGATTATGTAAGTGTAGGTAGACTAAGAACCAAAGGTTATGTTGAGGCTTTAAAGTTTAACGATATAGATTTAAATGAAAGTCTTATTCTTAAGATTGAAGATAACAACAAACATCAAGATGAACTCTTACACTTAGAGTCTCAAATAAAAGATTATTTGAAACGTAATGAAATTGACGCTATTTTCGCTGTTAATGAACTCTATGCCATAACTGCAATGAAGGCTGCAAGAGAATTAGGTTTTTCTATCCCGCAAGATATTCAATTTATAGGTTTTACAGATGGTGTGCTTTCAAAACACGCATTTCCACCATTATCAACGGTTAGTCAACATGGTAAAGCCATGGGTAGTCAAGCCGCAAAACTCCTCATTAATAGGCTCGAAAGCACCGATGAATCTGAAGATGAAAATTATAAAACGGTTGTTGTTGAGACAGATATCATAGAAAGAGAAACAACTTTAAATAGAGATGAGTTATAA
- a CDS encoding SusC/RagA family TonB-linked outer membrane protein, with protein sequence MQTIKYLGFILLLLPISLFAQQTVKGTVVGEDGVPIPGVNISIENTNKGTTTDFDGNYSIVVEQNQVLKFSYLGFKPKQVTFINQDEINVTLQLDTAVLEEVVVVGYGTAKKEDLTGAVDLVTPKDFNKGPINSAQQLITGKIAGVNVTSASGSPGDGQNITIRGLGSLSLTSEPLYVIDGVPIDNGGVGGSRNPLNIINPNDIASITVLKDASATAIYGSRAANGVIQITTKKGKDTNEFRFNTSYNRTIRNTVETVDVLNASEFRNLVQTIGNENQISRLGDANTDWQDQIYADQAMGGEFNTSALGNAYGVPMRVSLGYSDQNGILRGDNFSRLTGSLNLTPTLLDEKLKLTFNARGSYVENTFADRGAIGAAVAFDPTQPVFDENSPFANYYTWLDGDRQRGLATTNPVALLDLIDDTSEVRRFITNLKADYKLTDELTATINAGYDESNSNGRRITSSDIPTSDAPGSGLQTGARTEFSQIQKNKLFDAYLNYKGSLNDVHNIDATAGYSYQEFEFDNFSYDSEREEQGLESEFIDKSRSVLLSYFGRVNYNFDSKYLVTATLRADASSKLNPDDRWGYFPSFSAAWNIHNEDFIEESSVINELKLRAGYGEVGNVNGLGDYRFLTRYVASQQTANYQFGNSFLQTFRPEPVNEDLKWEVGSTINVGLDYAILDNRISGSINAYRRETKDLIAFTLVDPFTNFGNRIDANIGDMVNKGIEFTLNLTPVDTDDFQWDINYNISFNDNEITRLPDEQNVGGISGGTGNNVQIHREGESPFSFYVYEQVYDSNGSPIEGVFVDRNNDGIINNDDRYIKEDPYADVLMGLNTNLSYKNWDLSIQSRASLGNYAYDNVASANGYERRATDNQILSNLHVDYLNTGFKAITEQNLLSDYYVQEASFFRIDNITLGYNFDSLSKNANFRVYGSLQNALVVTDYDGIDPEISGGIDNNFYPRPRTLVIGVNVDF encoded by the coding sequence ATGCAAACAATTAAATATTTGGGCTTTATACTACTATTATTGCCCATTAGCCTCTTTGCCCAACAAACTGTAAAAGGTACAGTTGTCGGAGAAGATGGTGTGCCAATTCCTGGTGTTAATATTTCTATAGAAAACACTAATAAAGGAACTACTACCGATTTTGATGGTAATTACTCAATCGTTGTAGAACAAAATCAAGTGTTGAAATTTTCATATTTGGGTTTTAAACCTAAACAGGTGACTTTTATAAACCAAGATGAGATTAATGTTACACTTCAACTTGATACAGCTGTATTAGAAGAAGTTGTTGTGGTTGGTTATGGTACGGCAAAGAAAGAAGATTTAACAGGAGCAGTTGATTTAGTAACTCCAAAAGACTTCAATAAAGGCCCAATTAATTCAGCACAACAACTTATTACAGGTAAAATCGCTGGTGTGAATGTTACTTCAGCTTCAGGTTCACCTGGAGATGGTCAAAATATCACAATTAGAGGTCTAGGTTCTTTATCACTAACTAGTGAGCCGCTTTACGTAATTGACGGCGTGCCAATAGATAATGGAGGTGTTGGTGGTTCTAGAAACCCACTTAACATTATAAATCCAAATGATATTGCAAGCATCACAGTTTTAAAAGATGCTTCAGCAACAGCAATTTATGGTTCACGTGCTGCAAATGGTGTTATTCAGATTACAACTAAAAAAGGAAAAGACACCAATGAATTCCGCTTTAACACATCGTATAACAGAACCATTAGAAATACAGTAGAAACTGTTGATGTACTCAATGCTTCAGAATTTAGAAATTTAGTACAAACTATTGGTAATGAAAACCAAATCTCAAGATTAGGTGATGCGAATACAGATTGGCAGGACCAAATTTATGCTGACCAAGCGATGGGTGGTGAATTTAACACCAGTGCATTAGGAAACGCTTATGGTGTACCTATGCGTGTATCTTTAGGCTATTCTGACCAAAACGGTATTTTAAGAGGTGATAATTTTTCAAGATTAACAGGATCTTTAAACCTCACGCCTACTTTATTAGATGAAAAGCTTAAGTTAACATTTAATGCAAGAGGATCTTACGTAGAAAATACTTTTGCAGATCGTGGCGCGATTGGAGCAGCTGTAGCTTTTGACCCAACACAACCTGTGTTTGATGAAAATTCACCTTTTGCCAATTACTATACTTGGTTAGATGGAGATCGTCAACGGGGTTTAGCTACAACAAACCCAGTTGCTTTATTAGATTTAATTGATGACACTTCTGAAGTAAGACGATTTATCACCAACTTAAAGGCGGATTATAAATTAACCGATGAGTTGACCGCAACTATAAATGCTGGTTATGACGAATCTAATAGTAATGGAAGACGTATAACTTCTAGTGATATTCCTACTTCTGATGCTCCTGGAAGCGGTTTGCAAACAGGTGCTAGAACTGAATTTAGTCAAATACAAAAAAATAAGTTATTTGATGCTTACCTAAACTACAAAGGTAGCCTTAACGATGTGCATAATATTGATGCAACTGCAGGTTACTCTTATCAAGAATTTGAATTTGATAATTTCAGTTATGATAGTGAGCGTGAGGAACAAGGTTTAGAATCTGAATTCATCGATAAATCTAGAAGCGTATTATTATCTTATTTTGGTCGTGTTAACTACAACTTTGATAGTAAGTATTTAGTTACAGCAACTTTAAGAGCAGATGCTTCATCTAAATTAAATCCAGACGATCGTTGGGGATATTTCCCATCGTTTTCAGCAGCTTGGAATATTCATAATGAAGATTTTATCGAAGAATCTAGCGTTATTAATGAATTGAAATTAAGAGCTGGTTATGGTGAAGTTGGTAACGTAAATGGTTTAGGAGATTACCGCTTTTTAACACGTTATGTTGCCAGTCAACAAACAGCTAATTATCAGTTTGGAAATTCATTTTTACAAACCTTTAGACCGGAGCCAGTCAATGAAGACTTAAAATGGGAAGTCGGTTCAACTATAAATGTTGGTTTAGATTATGCCATTTTAGATAATCGTATCTCTGGTTCAATTAATGCCTACCGAAGAGAAACAAAAGATTTAATTGCATTTACCCTTGTAGATCCATTTACAAACTTCGGTAACCGTATTGATGCTAATATTGGTGATATGGTAAATAAAGGGATCGAATTTACTTTAAACCTTACACCAGTTGATACAGATGATTTTCAATGGGATATCAACTATAATATATCATTCAACGATAATGAAATTACAAGATTACCAGACGAACAAAACGTTGGTGGCATTAGTGGTGGTACAGGTAATAATGTACAAATTCATCGTGAAGGTGAATCACCATTTAGCTTTTATGTCTATGAACAAGTCTATGATTCAAATGGTAGCCCTATAGAAGGTGTTTTTGTAGATAGAAATAATGACGGTATTATTAATAATGATGACCGATACATTAAAGAAGATCCTTATGCAGATGTGCTTATGGGCTTGAACACTAATTTAAGCTATAAAAACTGGGATTTATCTATTCAATCTAGAGCAAGCCTTGGCAATTATGCTTACGACAATGTTGCTTCAGCTAATGGATATGAAAGACGAGCAACTGACAATCAAATTTTATCGAATCTTCATGTTGATTATTTAAATACAGGCTTCAAAGCAATCACTGAACAAAATTTATTAAGTGACTATTACGTTCAAGAGGCCTCGTTTTTCAGAATTGATAATATAACATTAGGTTATAATTTTGATAGTTTATCTAAAAATGCTAACTTTAGAGTATATGGATCTTTACAGAATGCCTTAGTTGTAACAGATTATGATGGTATTGATCCCGAAATTTCTGGAGGAATTGATAACAATTTCTACCCAAGACCAAGAACACTAGTCATTGGTGTTAATGTTGATTTTTAA
- a CDS encoding RagB/SusD family nutrient uptake outer membrane protein, whose translation MKRTILKFSFIALSALLVMSCHDELDQTPIDPDTVTEQDVFADAKQAKGALAKLYASLALTGQQGPSGQPDISGIDEGFSQYTRMLYNLNELTTDHAVVGWGDPGLPDLHAMSWSSGNDFTEAMYYRLAQEVSFTNSFIANANLLADPVVEQYIAEARFLRAFAYYNLMDLYGNVPLTTEISTELPEQATRTEIFTFVEDELLDIQSNLAADGSNEYGRVDEVAAWALLSKLYLNAEVFTGEARYNEAVEYSEKVINSSYSINTNDANGNGSAYDELFLADNNVNGAQNEFIFTLNFDGLQSQTFGGTTFLTHASIGGNMNALDYGVNAGWAGLRTTEALVKKFDVSDDALNNSFTTISNWAIIGSATPNGWSDPDTDMYEIAPDVYQVFATLTDGEMKFRRDNLWDNNYGGADGNVVFNGDNISVDAGRYLITFNLNNNTYTLESIYDYLPDSRAMFYTNGQSLEIEEIPPFEQGFAVTKFKNIDSNGNQGSDNTGNYVDTDYPVIRLPEIYLNYAEATLRGGNGSEATAVNLINEIRERAYGNSSANINSSDLTLEFVLDERSRELYWEGQRRTDLIRYNLFTTNDYLWPFKGDAQNGVSVPEFRTLFPIPNDLLSINPNLTQNEGY comes from the coding sequence ATGAAAAGAACGATTTTAAAATTTAGTTTTATTGCACTTTCTGCTCTATTGGTCATGTCTTGTCACGATGAGTTAGACCAAACACCAATAGATCCAGATACAGTAACTGAACAAGATGTATTTGCAGATGCAAAACAAGCAAAAGGCGCTCTTGCCAAATTATATGCAAGTCTGGCCTTAACAGGTCAACAAGGTCCTTCAGGACAACCAGATATTTCTGGTATAGATGAAGGTTTTTCACAGTACACAAGAATGCTTTATAACCTGAATGAATTAACAACTGATCATGCAGTTGTTGGCTGGGGTGACCCAGGATTACCTGATTTACATGCCATGTCTTGGTCATCAGGAAACGATTTTACTGAAGCTATGTATTATCGATTAGCTCAAGAAGTTTCATTTACAAATTCATTTATTGCAAATGCAAACCTACTTGCAGATCCAGTAGTAGAACAGTATATTGCTGAAGCAAGATTCCTAAGAGCTTTTGCTTATTATAACTTAATGGATTTATATGGAAATGTGCCATTAACTACTGAAATTTCAACTGAATTACCTGAACAAGCCACAAGGACTGAGATTTTCACTTTTGTTGAAGATGAATTACTTGATATTCAAAGTAATCTAGCAGCAGATGGTTCTAATGAATACGGTCGTGTTGATGAAGTAGCCGCTTGGGCATTATTATCTAAATTATATTTAAATGCCGAGGTTTTTACTGGGGAAGCCAGATATAATGAAGCGGTTGAGTACTCTGAAAAAGTGATAAATTCTTCTTATAGCATTAATACTAATGATGCCAATGGAAATGGCTCTGCTTACGATGAATTATTTTTAGCAGATAACAATGTTAATGGTGCTCAAAACGAATTTATTTTTACATTAAATTTTGATGGATTACAATCACAAACATTTGGAGGTACAACCTTCTTAACACATGCCTCTATTGGCGGTAATATGAATGCTTTAGATTACGGAGTTAATGCAGGTTGGGCTGGCTTAAGAACAACAGAAGCACTAGTCAAAAAATTTGATGTCTCTGATGATGCCTTAAATAATTCTTTTACTACAATTTCTAATTGGGCTATCATTGGTAGTGCAACACCAAACGGATGGAGTGATCCTGACACAGACATGTATGAAATTGCTCCAGATGTATACCAAGTTTTTGCAACATTAACTGATGGTGAAATGAAATTCAGAAGAGATAATCTTTGGGATAATAATTATGGTGGGGCAGATGGTAATGTAGTATTTAATGGCGATAACATCAGTGTAGATGCTGGCAGATATCTAATTACCTTCAACTTAAATAACAATACTTATACACTTGAGTCTATTTATGATTATTTACCAGATTCTAGAGCTATGTTTTATACAAATGGTCAAAGTCTTGAAATTGAAGAAATTCCTCCTTTTGAACAAGGATTTGCCGTCACTAAGTTTAAAAACATCGACTCAAATGGTAACCAAGGAAGTGATAATACTGGTAATTATGTAGACACAGACTATCCTGTTATCAGATTGCCTGAAATTTATTTAAATTATGCTGAAGCAACGCTTCGTGGTGGTAATGGTAGTGAAGCTACCGCCGTTAACTTAATCAATGAAATCAGAGAGCGCGCCTATGGAAACTCTAGCGCAAACATTAATAGTTCAGATTTAACTTTAGAATTTGTGTTAGATGAACGCTCAAGAGAACTTTACTGGGAAGGCCAACGCAGAACAGATTTAATTAGATACAATCTTTTCACAACAAATGATTACTTATGGCCATTCAAAGGAGACGCACAAAATGGTGTTTCAGTCCCTGAATTTAGAACGCTATTCCCTATTCCGAACGACTTATTATCAATTAATCCAAATTTGACACAAAATGAAGGCTATTAA
- a CDS encoding SusE domain-containing protein has protein sequence MKAINKLSFLKLFSIILTLSFISCDDQELTQINENANTALSLSIDEVVMTEDNTDEEILTATWTKPDFGFQSVPEYTIEIDMMGNDFSSPRLVNVGRNTSKIFTSEELNSILLNLGATPMEVNQIEMRLLVSLSDAQETYTQAVGLEATPFSSILDLSTNLGIVGSATPGGWSSTNETPIQDVPFYSTSENNVVVAYATLRDGEIKFRENNEWTVNYGDDGNDGSLEPNGANIPVSAGNYKITVNTETLEWSIEEYSWGIVGGATVYGWDTPDIKFEYNPFQDNWKAAATLTDGEIKFRQNEEWNFDYGDTGADGTLDQGGDNIAVEAGHYIITLDLNSQTYELEPTDLWGLVGSATTFEWDAPDPDKFLPDFGINEGMYYLNGVEIGTGEVKIRQNEVWDVDYGDNGNDGTLELGGANIPVTPGTYNVEMNFTINPPTINFYPWQ, from the coding sequence ATGAAGGCTATTAATAAACTATCCTTTTTGAAGTTATTTTCTATTATCTTAACACTAAGTTTTATTAGCTGTGATGATCAGGAATTAACTCAAATTAATGAAAATGCAAACACAGCCCTTTCACTATCGATTGATGAGGTTGTCATGACAGAAGATAATACTGATGAAGAAATTTTAACAGCCACTTGGACTAAACCTGACTTTGGTTTCCAATCGGTTCCTGAATATACTATTGAAATTGATATGATGGGGAACGATTTTAGTAGCCCTAGATTAGTAAATGTTGGCAGAAACACCTCAAAAATATTTACTTCAGAAGAGCTTAACAGTATTTTACTGAACTTAGGTGCTACACCTATGGAAGTCAATCAAATTGAGATGAGACTACTTGTAAGTTTGAGTGATGCTCAAGAAACTTATACGCAGGCAGTAGGTCTTGAAGCTACGCCTTTTTCTTCAATTCTAGACTTATCAACTAATTTAGGAATTGTTGGTAGTGCTACACCAGGTGGTTGGAGCTCAACAAATGAAACTCCTATTCAAGATGTTCCATTTTATTCAACTTCTGAAAATAATGTTGTTGTTGCTTACGCAACTTTAAGAGATGGTGAAATAAAATTTAGAGAGAATAACGAATGGACCGTTAATTATGGTGATGATGGTAATGATGGTTCGTTAGAGCCTAACGGTGCAAATATTCCAGTTAGTGCTGGCAATTACAAAATAACCGTTAATACTGAAACTCTAGAATGGTCTATTGAAGAATATTCTTGGGGTATTGTAGGTGGTGCAACTGTCTACGGTTGGGATACACCAGACATAAAATTTGAATATAACCCTTTTCAAGATAATTGGAAAGCTGCTGCAACATTAACAGATGGAGAAATAAAATTCCGCCAAAATGAAGAATGGAATTTTGACTACGGTGATACAGGTGCTGATGGAACACTAGATCAAGGCGGTGATAATATTGCTGTTGAAGCTGGACACTATATCATCACATTAGATTTAAACAGTCAAACTTATGAGTTAGAACCAACTGATTTATGGGGTCTTGTTGGTAGCGCTACTACATTTGAATGGGACGCACCTGATCCAGATAAGTTTTTACCTGATTTTGGTATAAATGAAGGTATGTACTATTTAAATGGTGTTGAAATTGGTACAGGTGAAGTTAAAATTAGACAAAATGAAGTTTGGGATGTAGATTACGGTGATAATGGAAATGATGGAACTCTAGAGTTAGGTGGAGCAAATATTCCGGTAACTCCTGGTACTTACAATGTTGAAATGAATTTTACAATAAATCCACCAACTATTAACTTTTACCCTTGGCAATAA
- a CDS encoding alpha-amylase family glycosyl hydrolase — protein MRKNLLLIFSLLLGSIISAQQQTGNFTITPSNFEQDDEITITVSGVVPGVWSTSDVYLWAWYTNANGQQFDSPTNGSWTSSSESQKMTNNGDGTFSFTMTPSDFYGATDIVEIGMLAKAKDGTGDKKTQDFVTDVGTFQLTLNAPQENLNVIQNGGNFSISASNSAGNATYVLSANGSVINTQTGVNTYSYTNTNITENKDYILEVTQGSITFTREFSVIAEPTVNSVTMPADYEDGINYISDTEAILVLNAPGKDFVYVAGSFNNWSPDGSYAMNIDPTRDNKFWISLDGLTPGQIETYQYWVVDQTPINGSPKVVKTADPFSTLVLSPFDDPGIPTSSYPNLPQYPDGQEREVSVLQTAKPEYNWQVTNFEKPKKEDLVVYEVLVRDFDADRNYQDLIDKIDYFKDLNINAIHLMPVMEFEGNESWGYNTAFHMALDKFYGTENKLKEFIDLCHQNEIAVILDLVLNHAYGRNPMVRMWMNDPDGDGWGGPSTENPYFNTSPRHSYNVGNDFNHQSNLTQYYTERVIKHWIQEFKIDGFRWDLTKGFTQNCSDSNESCTNSYQQDRVDVLKAYADYSWSIDDSHYVIFEHLGQDNEEQQWANYRLNEDKGIMLWGKMTDQYNQLTMGFNSNNDITRMGHESRGFNAPRLLGYAESHDEERLMYKNLEFGNTSNASHNVQNLNTALSRMSALGAVTMTIPGPKMIWHFGDLGMENSIFTCNDGSVNLPGGTDGDCKLDTKPQPQWTNNWLNDPARSQIYNDWARLHELKIEEDVFEGDYAINSGNTLTPRIYVFNNNLPASSLKNVVVIANFDVTARNITPDFPYTGQWFNLMDETGSTSINVNNTSATINIPAGEFRIYGNAPSTLSNNQFNKKEITLYPNPTSNAFKLSVNAKTVKIYNTLGKEVKSFEAVNAHQILNISELETGLFFVQITNESNVKETLKLVKR, from the coding sequence ATGAGAAAAAATCTACTTTTAATATTTAGCCTTTTATTAGGAAGCATAATCTCTGCTCAACAACAAACAGGAAACTTCACAATTACGCCATCTAATTTTGAGCAAGATGATGAAATTACAATCACTGTATCTGGTGTTGTTCCGGGAGTTTGGAGTACAAGTGATGTTTACTTATGGGCTTGGTACACAAATGCTAATGGTCAACAATTCGACTCGCCTACTAATGGCTCGTGGACAAGTTCTAGTGAATCACAAAAAATGACCAATAATGGTGATGGTACTTTTTCATTTACAATGACACCATCCGACTTTTACGGTGCAACTGATATTGTTGAAATTGGTATGCTTGCTAAAGCTAAAGATGGTACAGGCGATAAAAAAACACAGGACTTTGTTACCGATGTCGGAACATTTCAATTAACACTTAATGCTCCCCAAGAAAACTTAAATGTAATTCAAAATGGTGGCAACTTTTCTATCTCTGCTTCAAACTCAGCAGGGAATGCCACTTATGTCTTATCTGCTAATGGAAGTGTCATTAATACTCAGACAGGTGTTAACACTTATTCATATACCAACACAAACATTACTGAGAATAAAGATTATATTCTAGAAGTGACACAAGGTTCTATCACTTTTACAAGAGAGTTTTCAGTTATCGCTGAACCAACTGTCAACTCAGTTACTATGCCAGCTGATTATGAAGATGGTATCAATTATATTAGTGATACTGAAGCTATTTTAGTTTTAAATGCACCTGGAAAAGACTTTGTTTACGTTGCAGGGAGTTTTAATAACTGGAGTCCTGACGGAAGCTACGCTATGAATATAGATCCTACAAGAGATAATAAATTTTGGATTTCGTTAGATGGTTTAACTCCTGGACAAATTGAAACCTATCAATATTGGGTTGTAGACCAAACACCAATTAATGGTTCGCCTAAGGTCGTAAAAACTGCAGATCCATTTTCAACTTTGGTTTTATCACCTTTTGATGATCCTGGAATTCCAACAAGTTCATATCCTAACTTACCTCAATATCCTGATGGTCAAGAACGTGAAGTCAGTGTATTACAAACAGCAAAACCAGAATATAACTGGCAAGTCACAAATTTTGAAAAACCCAAAAAAGAAGATCTTGTGGTTTATGAAGTCTTGGTGAGAGATTTTGATGCTGATAGAAATTATCAAGATTTAATTGATAAAATAGACTATTTTAAAGATTTAAACATCAATGCCATTCACCTTATGCCAGTAATGGAATTTGAAGGCAACGAAAGTTGGGGATATAATACAGCATTTCATATGGCTTTAGACAAATTTTATGGAACTGAAAATAAACTTAAAGAGTTCATAGATTTATGCCACCAGAATGAAATTGCCGTTATACTTGACTTAGTTTTAAATCATGCTTATGGTCGTAATCCTATGGTAAGAATGTGGATGAATGATCCTGATGGTGACGGTTGGGGCGGACCTTCAACAGAAAATCCTTACTTCAACACGTCTCCTCGACATAGTTATAATGTAGGTAACGATTTTAACCATCAAAGTAATTTAACTCAATATTACACTGAACGTGTTATTAAGCACTGGATTCAAGAGTTTAAAATTGATGGCTTTAGATGGGATTTAACAAAAGGCTTTACACAAAATTGTTCTGACTCTAATGAATCGTGCACCAATAGTTACCAACAAGATCGCGTGGATGTCTTAAAAGCCTACGCTGACTATTCATGGTCTATAGATGATAGCCATTATGTTATTTTTGAACACTTAGGGCAAGATAATGAAGAACAGCAATGGGCTAATTATCGTTTAAATGAAGATAAAGGAATTATGCTTTGGGGCAAGATGACCGATCAATATAATCAACTTACAATGGGCTTTAATTCTAATAATGATATTACTAGAATGGGTCACGAAAGTCGCGGTTTTAATGCACCTAGATTATTGGGTTATGCCGAAAGTCATGATGAAGAACGCTTGATGTATAAAAATCTAGAATTTGGAAATACTTCAAACGCTTCTCATAATGTACAAAACTTAAATACAGCTCTATCTCGCATGTCTGCACTTGGCGCTGTTACAATGACTATTCCTGGCCCTAAAATGATTTGGCATTTCGGAGATTTAGGAATGGAAAATTCTATTTTTACTTGTAACGATGGTAGTGTAAACTTACCAGGCGGTACAGATGGTGATTGTAAACTAGACACCAAGCCTCAACCGCAGTGGACAAATAATTGGCTCAATGATCCTGCAAGAAGTCAAATTTATAACGATTGGGCTAGATTACATGAGCTAAAAATTGAAGAAGATGTTTTTGAAGGTGATTATGCCATAAATTCAGGCAACACTTTAACACCACGAATTTATGTTTTTAACAACAACTTACCTGCTTCATCTCTTAAAAATGTAGTGGTTATTGCTAATTTTGATGTTACAGCGAGAAACATAACACCTGATTTTCCTTATACAGGTCAATGGTTCAATTTAATGGATGAAACAGGTTCAACTTCTATAAATGTAAATAATACTTCTGCTACAATTAATATTCCTGCTGGAGAATTTAGAATTTATGGAAATGCACCATCAACTTTAAGCAACAACCAGTTTAATAAAAAGGAAATTACATTGTACCCTAATCCTACGTCAAATGCATTCAAACTGTCAGTTAATGCAAAAACTGTAAAAATTTATAATACGCTTGGCAAAGAAGTTAAATCTTTTGAAGCTGTAAATGCACATCAAATCTTGAATATATCAGAGCTTGAAACTGGTTTATTTTTTGTACAAATTACGAATGAATCTAATGTAAAAGAAACTCTTAAACTAGTTAAGCGTTAA
- a CDS encoding NAD(P)H-dependent oxidoreductase: MDTIEALKWRYAAKKFDDNKIVPQSILDKIIEGFNLTPTSYGLQPLKLIVISNQDLKNELFQHSFNQQQVKTASHLLVICREETINQAFIEDNFELIKSIRETPDEILSPFREFLIKDFNEKTDDEISKWANNQAYLALGNVLTICALEKIDASPMEGFLPHKYDEVLDLKSRKLKSVLVCAIGYRSNDDEFASFKKVRRPLSETIIEIK; this comes from the coding sequence ATGGATACGATTGAAGCTTTAAAATGGCGCTATGCCGCAAAAAAATTTGATGATAACAAAATAGTTCCTCAATCGATTTTAGATAAAATAATTGAGGGTTTTAATTTAACGCCAACTTCATATGGTTTGCAGCCTTTAAAATTAATTGTGATTTCTAATCAGGATTTAAAAAATGAATTATTTCAACACAGTTTTAATCAACAACAGGTAAAAACTGCTTCTCATTTGTTGGTGATTTGTCGTGAAGAAACTATTAATCAAGCTTTTATTGAAGATAACTTTGAACTTATTAAGTCAATAAGAGAGACACCTGATGAAATTTTATCACCTTTTAGGGAATTTTTAATTAAAGATTTTAATGAAAAAACAGATGATGAAATTTCAAAATGGGCTAATAACCAGGCTTATTTGGCTTTAGGTAATGTATTAACTATTTGTGCTTTAGAAAAAATTGATGCTTCCCCTATGGAAGGCTTTCTTCCTCACAAATACGATGAAGTTTTAGATTTAAAATCTAGAAAACTTAAATCAGTTTTAGTTTGTGCCATAGGATATCGGTCTAATGATGATGAGTTTGCAAGTTTTAAAAAAGTAAGAAGACCATTAAGTGAAACTATAATAGAAATTAAATAA